A single genomic interval of Bradyrhizobium japonicum USDA 6 harbors:
- a CDS encoding carbohydrate porin: MRTAAAVASGVLAFPAAGHAADLPLKAPALKAVYDWTGLYIGAHAGYSRGSSGFALNDGAAINGNGVFSGMIGGVQAGYNYRLNSGWLVGVEGDFSFPNYITSNSIVSFLGTPANTVIQQWDYTASVRGRVGYTSGPWLVYATGGFAWMGERYFDTPASDDQVPKILNTRPGWIAGAGIEYGFAPHWSARLEYLYSRFDGANVAFSTGAQYTSSSLDFQSVRVGLNRKVDWPGMPSYDPKSSLIDTESDRWEIHGQSTYLPQGYPSFPALYSGPNSLSPSTQAKATWSNSLFLNARLWDGGEVYYNPELLQGFGLNDTVGAAGFPNGEAQKSNFPYPHYNTSRLFVRQTFGFGGEQEELASGQLQLAQKVDVSRLTVQAGKFAVIDVFDGNAFAKDTRKDFMNWSLWAPGAFDYSADKVGLTYGVTAELNQKQWALRGGYFLMVAESNSNHFDTRVGERGQYAIELETRFSLLGQPGKLRTMGWVDSANMGSFRETLDNPALNLDIAQTRRGRLKVGYVINLEQAITEDIGLFGRWSWNDGKTETLAFTDINRSLATGLSIKGTKWGRPDDVIGIGGAINAISQDYRDFLAAGGLGVLIGDGALNYRKERILEAYYAYSVNKSVTLTADYQLITNPAYNADRGPVSIFSGRLHAEF, translated from the coding sequence TTGCGAACGGCCGCGGCGGTTGCCTCGGGCGTGCTGGCTTTTCCCGCCGCCGGCCACGCGGCCGATCTGCCGCTGAAGGCACCGGCGCTGAAAGCGGTCTATGACTGGACCGGCCTCTATATCGGCGCGCATGCCGGCTACAGCCGTGGCTCGTCCGGCTTCGCGCTGAACGACGGCGCCGCGATCAATGGCAACGGCGTCTTCAGCGGCATGATCGGCGGCGTGCAGGCCGGCTACAACTACCGGCTCAATTCCGGATGGCTCGTCGGCGTCGAAGGCGATTTTTCGTTTCCCAACTACATCACCTCCAATTCGATCGTTTCCTTCCTCGGGACGCCAGCCAACACGGTCATCCAGCAATGGGACTACACCGCGAGCGTGCGCGGCCGCGTCGGCTACACCAGCGGACCGTGGCTCGTCTACGCCACCGGCGGTTTTGCGTGGATGGGCGAGCGCTATTTCGACACCCCGGCCTCCGACGACCAAGTCCCGAAGATCCTGAACACGCGGCCCGGCTGGATCGCGGGCGCAGGCATCGAATACGGCTTTGCGCCGCACTGGAGCGCGCGGCTCGAATATCTCTACAGCCGCTTCGACGGCGCCAACGTCGCCTTCTCCACGGGCGCCCAATACACGTCATCATCGCTCGACTTCCAGTCGGTCAGGGTCGGCCTCAACCGCAAGGTCGATTGGCCGGGCATGCCGAGCTACGACCCGAAGAGCTCCTTGATCGACACGGAATCGGATCGCTGGGAGATTCACGGCCAGAGCACCTATCTGCCGCAAGGCTATCCGTCGTTCCCTGCGCTCTACAGCGGACCGAACTCTCTGTCGCCATCGACGCAGGCCAAGGCGACGTGGAGCAACAGCCTGTTCCTGAACGCGCGGCTGTGGGACGGCGGCGAGGTCTATTACAATCCCGAACTGCTCCAGGGATTTGGACTGAACGACACGGTTGGCGCGGCAGGCTTCCCCAACGGCGAAGCGCAGAAATCGAACTTCCCCTATCCGCATTACAACACCTCGCGGCTGTTCGTGCGCCAGACGTTCGGCTTTGGCGGCGAGCAGGAGGAGCTCGCGAGCGGCCAGCTGCAGCTTGCGCAGAAGGTCGACGTGTCCAGGCTCACGGTGCAGGCCGGCAAGTTCGCGGTGATCGACGTGTTCGACGGCAATGCCTTTGCCAAGGACACCCGCAAGGACTTCATGAACTGGTCGCTGTGGGCGCCTGGCGCCTTCGACTATTCCGCCGACAAGGTCGGTCTCACCTATGGCGTCACCGCCGAGCTCAACCAGAAGCAATGGGCGCTGCGCGGCGGCTATTTCCTGATGGTCGCGGAGTCCAATTCGAATCATTTCGACACCAGGGTCGGGGAACGCGGTCAGTACGCGATCGAGCTGGAGACCCGGTTCTCGCTGCTCGGCCAACCCGGCAAGCTCAGGACCATGGGCTGGGTCGACAGCGCCAACATGGGCAGCTTCCGCGAGACGCTGGACAATCCCGCGCTCAATCTCGACATCGCGCAGACCCGGCGCGGCCGCCTCAAGGTCGGTTACGTCATCAACCTCGAGCAGGCGATCACAGAGGATATCGGGCTGTTCGGACGCTGGAGCTGGAACGACGGCAAGACCGAAACGCTCGCCTTCACCGACATCAACCGCAGCCTGGCCACCGGACTGTCGATCAAAGGCACGAAATGGGGCCGGCCTGACGACGTGATCGGCATCGGCGGCGCCATCAATGCCATCTCGCAGGATTATCGCGACTTCCTGGCCGCCGGCGGCCTTGGTGTTCTCATCGGCGACGGCGCTCTCAACTACCGCAAGGAGCGCATCCTCGAGGCCTACTATGCCTATTCGGTGAACAAGAGCGTCACGCTGACCGCGGACTATCAATTGATCACAAACCCGGCCTATAACGCCGACCGCGGGCCGGTCTCGATCTTCTCGGGCCGCCTGCACGCAGAGTTCTAG
- a CDS encoding ABC transporter permease has translation MKPRDIRTAAIGRALLPNVWDVAALILVIGAMVLIVYGGKQTVAPLSELERTPVSLDPANLPLYALRTTLRMLLAMVCSTVFTFVYAAIAAKSRRAELVMIPLLDILQSVPILGFLTFTVVFFMNLFPGQVLGAELASVFAIFTSQAWNMTFSMYQSMRNVPKDLEEATQSFHLSGWQRFWRLDVPFAMPGLIWNAMMSMSGGWFFVVASEAITVGTTTVTLPGIGSYVALAIQQQDLPAILYAMLAMLFVIIAYDQLLFRPIVAWADKFRFEQTASGEAPTSWMLDLFRRTRALRALTLPFAALSRAISNLRIPLPKLPPAAAGKGQPSRLVDRVWIALILAGTAYAASLTYRYLSASLGMSDVLVVIRDGLITLLRVAVLISLATLVWVPVGVWIGLRPKLAERIQPLAQFLAAFPANLAFPVFVLAIVHFKLAANIWLSPLMILGTQWYILFNVIAGASAFPSDLREAASSFHLGGWRWWFKAILPGIFPYYVTGAITASGGSWNASIVAEVASWGDTHLKATGLGAYIASATEAGDFPRVVLGIATMCILVTLFNRLVWRPLYAFGERRLRLG, from the coding sequence ATGAAGCCGAGAGATATCCGCACGGCCGCGATCGGCCGGGCGCTACTCCCCAATGTCTGGGACGTCGCGGCGCTGATCCTCGTCATCGGCGCCATGGTGCTGATCGTCTATGGCGGCAAGCAGACCGTCGCGCCGCTGTCCGAGCTGGAGCGCACGCCGGTCTCGCTCGATCCGGCAAACCTGCCGCTCTACGCCTTGCGCACCACGTTGCGGATGCTGCTTGCGATGGTGTGCTCGACGGTCTTCACCTTCGTCTACGCGGCAATTGCCGCCAAGAGCCGGCGCGCGGAGCTGGTCATGATCCCGCTGCTGGATATCCTCCAGTCGGTGCCGATCCTCGGCTTCCTCACCTTCACTGTCGTTTTCTTCATGAATTTGTTTCCGGGCCAGGTGCTGGGCGCCGAGCTCGCCTCGGTGTTTGCGATCTTCACCAGCCAGGCCTGGAACATGACCTTCAGCATGTACCAGTCGATGCGCAACGTGCCGAAGGACCTCGAGGAGGCCACCCAAAGCTTCCATTTGTCCGGTTGGCAGCGCTTCTGGCGCCTCGACGTTCCGTTCGCGATGCCGGGACTGATCTGGAACGCGATGATGTCGATGTCGGGTGGCTGGTTCTTCGTGGTCGCCTCGGAAGCGATCACCGTCGGCACGACCACGGTGACCCTGCCGGGAATCGGCTCCTATGTCGCGCTGGCCATTCAGCAGCAGGATTTGCCGGCCATCCTCTACGCCATGCTGGCGATGCTGTTCGTGATCATCGCCTATGATCAGTTGCTGTTCCGCCCCATCGTCGCCTGGGCCGACAAATTCCGCTTCGAGCAGACCGCCTCAGGCGAGGCGCCGACCTCCTGGATGCTCGACCTGTTCCGCCGGACCCGCGCACTGCGTGCGCTGACCCTTCCTTTCGCGGCGCTGAGCCGCGCGATCTCGAACTTGCGCATTCCGCTGCCGAAACTGCCGCCCGCGGCGGCAGGCAAGGGCCAGCCGTCCCGCCTCGTCGATAGGGTCTGGATCGCATTGATCCTCGCCGGCACGGCCTATGCCGCCTCGCTGACCTATCGCTATCTCTCGGCCAGTCTCGGAATGTCCGACGTTCTCGTCGTCATCAGGGACGGGCTCATCACATTGTTGCGCGTCGCCGTCCTGATCAGCCTCGCCACATTGGTCTGGGTGCCGGTCGGGGTCTGGATCGGCCTTCGCCCGAAACTGGCCGAACGGATTCAGCCGCTGGCGCAGTTTCTGGCGGCCTTCCCGGCGAACCTCGCCTTTCCCGTCTTCGTCCTCGCCATCGTCCACTTCAAGCTTGCCGCCAACATCTGGCTGAGCCCGCTGATGATCCTGGGCACACAATGGTACATCCTGTTCAATGTCATCGCGGGCGCCAGCGCCTTCCCGAGCGACCTGCGCGAGGCCGCGAGCAGCTTCCACCTCGGCGGATGGCGTTGGTGGTTCAAGGCGATCCTGCCCGGCATCTTCCCCTATTACGTCACCGGCGCGATCACCGCGTCCGGCGGCTCCTGGAATGCGTCGATCGTCGCGGAGGTCGCAAGCTGGGGCGACACGCATCTGAAGGCCACCGGGCTCGGCGCCTATATTGCTTCCGCCACGGAAGCCGGCGACTTCCCGCGCGTCGTGCTCGGAATTGCCACGATGTGCATTCTGGTGACGTTGTTCAATCGTCTGGTCTGGCGGCCGCTCTATGCCTTCGGCGAGCGTCGCCTGCGGCTCGGCTGA
- a CDS encoding hemolysin family protein, with amino-acid sequence MLSVELVIVVVLIVINGLLSMSELAVVSSRPARLSLLAAKGVRGAERALTLAADPGKFLSTVQIGITLVGVLSGAFSGATLGQRLTQWLVELGLSSGIADIVGVGIVVTLITYATLIVGELVPKQVALRAPESIAVKVAPAMHVLARISLPLVFLLDLSGKLILTLLGRGGKAEEKVSEDEIHHLVSEAENAGVLESGEKEMIAGVMRLGDRPVGAIMTPRTEVNEIDLNDAPEAIQAIIAKSPHSRFPVSDGDRDKPIGVLQAKDLLVAYMNERTPDLRALVREAPGIPASADARDVLAILKAAPVHVGLVYDEYGAFEGIVTTADILESIVGAFHSEEGPPEPAYVRRDDGSLLVSGWMPVDEFGELLGVELPPHRYNTVAGLVLQQFSVLPNVGDAFDFAGWHIEVVDLDGRRIDKILAGRLSEVETG; translated from the coding sequence ATGTTATCCGTCGAACTCGTCATCGTCGTCGTCCTGATCGTCATCAACGGCTTGCTGTCCATGTCGGAGCTCGCCGTGGTCTCGTCCCGCCCGGCCCGGCTGTCACTGCTCGCGGCCAAGGGGGTGCGCGGCGCCGAGCGGGCACTGACGCTGGCGGCCGATCCCGGAAAGTTCCTCTCGACCGTGCAGATCGGCATCACGCTGGTCGGCGTGCTCTCGGGCGCATTCTCGGGCGCGACGCTCGGACAGCGGCTGACGCAATGGCTGGTCGAGCTCGGCCTGTCCTCAGGGATCGCCGACATCGTCGGCGTCGGCATCGTCGTCACGCTCATCACCTACGCTACCCTGATCGTCGGCGAGCTGGTGCCGAAGCAGGTAGCGCTACGCGCCCCCGAGAGCATCGCGGTCAAGGTCGCGCCCGCGATGCACGTTCTGGCGCGGATCTCGCTGCCGCTCGTCTTCCTGCTCGATCTCTCCGGCAAGCTGATCCTCACGCTGCTCGGCCGCGGCGGCAAGGCCGAGGAGAAGGTCTCGGAGGACGAGATCCATCACCTCGTCAGCGAAGCCGAGAACGCGGGTGTGCTGGAGTCGGGCGAAAAGGAGATGATCGCGGGCGTCATGCGGCTCGGCGACCGGCCGGTCGGCGCGATCATGACGCCGCGCACGGAGGTCAACGAGATCGATCTGAACGATGCGCCGGAGGCCATTCAAGCGATCATCGCGAAGAGCCCGCATTCGCGCTTTCCCGTCTCGGACGGCGATCGCGACAAGCCGATCGGCGTGCTCCAGGCCAAGGACCTGCTGGTCGCCTACATGAACGAGCGCACGCCGGATCTGCGAGCGCTGGTGCGCGAGGCGCCCGGCATTCCGGCATCGGCCGACGCCCGCGACGTGCTGGCGATCCTGAAAGCCGCTCCGGTTCATGTCGGCCTGGTCTACGACGAATACGGCGCGTTCGAGGGTATCGTGACGACGGCTGACATTCTGGAATCGATCGTCGGCGCCTTCCATTCCGAGGAGGGACCGCCGGAGCCGGCCTATGTCAGGCGCGATGACGGCTCGCTGCTGGTCTCCGGCTGGATGCCGGTCGACGAGTTCGGCGAGTTGCTCGGCGTCGAGTTGCCGCCGCACCGCTACAACACGGTGGCGGGCCTGGTGCTGCAACAGTTCAGCGTGCTGCCCAATGTCGGCGACGCCTTCGACTTTGCCGGCTGGCATATCGAGGTGGTCGATCTCGACGGTCGCAGGATCGACAAGATTCTGGCAGGCCGGTTGAGTGAGGTCGAGACGGGGTGA
- a CDS encoding PilZ domain-containing protein, protein MDERRDKARHRVLKAGTIEFGGGAIDCTIRNFSDTGAALDVTSPVGIPERFTLVIQADGTHLACTVVWRKEKRIGVRFG, encoded by the coding sequence ATGGACGAGCGACGCGACAAAGCCAGGCACCGTGTGCTGAAAGCCGGAACGATCGAGTTCGGCGGCGGCGCGATCGACTGCACCATCCGTAATTTCTCCGACACCGGCGCCGCGCTCGATGTCACCAGTCCGGTCGGTATCCCCGAGCGGTTCACCCTGGTCATCCAGGCCGACGGAACGCATCTCGCCTGCACGGTGGTCTGGCGCAAGGAGAAGCGGATCGGGGTGCGGTTCGGGTGA
- a CDS encoding FMN-binding glutamate synthase family protein has product MANDNKTQASAEGLTETLLLPFSPRFIVLTICAVVTALLIGIGLADGKIFDILLIPILIFGALTLLGVRDLMQKSHAVLRNYPISAHIRFLLEEIRPEMRQYFFESEKDGMPFSRDTRSLVYQRAKMELDKRPFGTQEDVYREGYEWMHHSVSPKTHAEEKFRVTIGGPDCAKPYSASVFNISAMSFGALSPNAVRALNAGARKGGFAHDTGEGGFSPYHREMGGDIIWEIGSGYFGCRHLDGTFDPEAFARVASQDQIKMVELKISQGAKPGHGGVLPAAKVSEEISKIRGVTMGEDCISPASHRAFSTPVGMMQFLAEMRRLSGGKPAGFKLCIGHPWEFLAICKAMLETGIYPDFIVVDGNEGGTGAAPLEFMDHLGMPMREGVNFVHNALVGINARDRIRIGASGKIATAFDMARAMAIGADYCNSARGFMFSLGCIQSLSCHTDRCPTGVATQDPTRARALYVPLKIDRVHNYHHATLHSLTELIAAAGLEHPQQLRPIHFSQRTSTTQVRSFAQLYPSLRPGELLEGTEDPRFRDAWQMARAESFQPAP; this is encoded by the coding sequence GTGGCCAACGATAACAAGACGCAAGCTTCGGCCGAAGGGCTGACGGAAACCCTGCTGCTGCCGTTCTCGCCGCGCTTCATCGTGCTGACCATCTGCGCGGTCGTCACCGCGCTGCTGATCGGCATCGGCCTCGCCGATGGCAAGATCTTCGACATCCTGCTGATCCCGATCCTGATCTTTGGCGCGCTGACGCTGCTCGGCGTCCGCGACCTCATGCAGAAGAGTCACGCGGTGCTCCGCAACTATCCGATCTCGGCGCATATCCGTTTTCTGCTCGAAGAGATACGCCCGGAGATGCGGCAGTACTTCTTCGAGAGCGAGAAGGACGGCATGCCGTTCTCGCGCGATACCCGCTCGCTGGTCTATCAGCGCGCCAAGATGGAGCTCGACAAGCGCCCGTTCGGCACCCAGGAGGACGTCTACCGCGAGGGCTACGAGTGGATGCATCACTCGGTCTCGCCTAAGACGCACGCCGAGGAGAAGTTTCGCGTCACCATCGGCGGCCCCGATTGCGCAAAGCCATATTCGGCATCGGTGTTCAACATCTCCGCGATGAGCTTCGGCGCGCTCAGCCCGAATGCCGTGCGCGCGCTCAATGCCGGCGCCAGGAAGGGCGGCTTCGCGCACGACACCGGCGAGGGCGGCTTCAGCCCCTACCATCGCGAGATGGGCGGCGACATCATCTGGGAGATCGGCTCCGGTTATTTCGGTTGCCGTCATCTCGACGGCACGTTCGACCCGGAGGCGTTCGCGCGGGTCGCGAGCCAGGACCAGATCAAGATGGTCGAGCTCAAGATCAGCCAGGGCGCCAAGCCCGGCCATGGCGGCGTGCTGCCGGCTGCGAAGGTGTCGGAGGAGATCTCGAAAATCCGCGGCGTCACGATGGGCGAGGACTGCATTTCGCCAGCCTCGCACCGCGCCTTCTCCACGCCCGTCGGCATGATGCAGTTCCTCGCCGAGATGCGGCGCTTGTCCGGCGGCAAGCCGGCCGGCTTCAAGCTATGCATCGGTCATCCCTGGGAATTCCTGGCGATCTGCAAGGCGATGCTGGAAACCGGCATCTATCCTGACTTCATCGTCGTCGACGGCAATGAAGGCGGCACCGGCGCGGCGCCGCTGGAGTTCATGGACCATCTCGGCATGCCGATGCGCGAGGGCGTCAATTTCGTCCACAACGCGCTGGTCGGCATCAATGCGCGCGACCGCATCAGGATCGGCGCGTCCGGCAAGATCGCGACCGCCTTCGACATGGCGCGGGCGATGGCGATCGGCGCCGACTATTGCAACTCGGCGCGCGGCTTCATGTTCTCGCTGGGCTGCATCCAGTCGCTGAGCTGCCACACCGACCGCTGCCCGACCGGGGTTGCGACCCAGGACCCGACGCGGGCCCGCGCGCTCTACGTGCCGCTCAAGATCGACCGCGTGCATAATTATCACCACGCCACGCTGCACTCGCTCACCGAGTTGATCGCCGCGGCCGGTCTCGAGCATCCGCAGCAGCTGCGCCCGATCCACTTCAGCCAGCGGACGTCGACCACCCAGGTGCGATCCTTTGCACAGCTCTATCCGTCGCTGCGTCCGGGCGAGCTGCTCGAAGGCACCGAAGATCCGCGCTTCCGTGATGCCTGGCAGATGGCGCGGGCGGAGTCGTTCCAGCCGGCGCCGTAG
- a CDS encoding patatin-like phospholipase family protein has translation MLQCESWGAAQILSVIDHGPPKPTAFVLAGGGSFGAIQVGMMHSLARHGVVADLVVGSSVGAINGAYYAGDPSLKGVLGLEAVWRGLKRHDVFPVTWKSLAGFMWRRDFLIPHDGIRKLVEDHIPYRNLEDAALPVHIVTTDFVSGESVVLSEGAAVDAILASTAIPGAFSPVYYRNRFLADGALSSNTPVRVAIRKGAKRLVVLPTGHACAVKDPPVGAVANALHALTLLIARQLVAELEGLASDIEYVVVPPLCPLVGSPYDFSRTDDHIERAVASTDAWLARGGLDQHGVIPHEAQPHGH, from the coding sequence ATGTTGCAATGCGAGAGCTGGGGAGCTGCGCAAATCTTGTCCGTGATCGACCATGGTCCGCCGAAACCGACCGCCTTCGTGCTGGCGGGCGGCGGCAGTTTTGGAGCGATCCAGGTCGGCATGATGCATTCACTGGCGCGGCACGGGGTCGTCGCCGATCTCGTCGTCGGCTCCAGCGTCGGCGCGATCAACGGCGCCTATTATGCCGGCGACCCCTCGCTCAAGGGCGTGCTCGGGCTTGAAGCCGTCTGGCGCGGCCTGAAGCGTCATGATGTCTTCCCGGTCACCTGGAAGAGCCTCGCCGGCTTCATGTGGCGACGCGATTTCCTGATTCCCCATGATGGCATCCGCAAGCTGGTCGAGGACCACATCCCCTACCGCAACCTCGAGGATGCCGCGCTTCCGGTGCACATCGTCACCACCGATTTCGTCTCCGGGGAGAGCGTGGTGTTGTCGGAGGGGGCGGCGGTGGACGCGATCCTGGCGTCCACTGCGATCCCCGGCGCGTTCTCGCCGGTCTACTACCGCAATCGGTTCCTCGCCGACGGCGCGCTCTCCTCGAACACCCCGGTCCGGGTCGCGATCAGGAAAGGCGCAAAACGGCTGGTCGTGCTGCCGACCGGGCACGCCTGCGCGGTGAAGGATCCGCCGGTGGGCGCGGTTGCCAATGCCCTGCATGCGCTGACGCTGCTGATCGCCCGGCAATTGGTGGCGGAGCTCGAGGGGCTGGCGTCCGACATCGAATATGTCGTGGTGCCGCCGCTCTGTCCGCTGGTGGGATCGCCCTACGATTTTTCGCGGACCGACGACCATATCGAGCGCGCGGTCGCGAGCACCGATGCCTGGCTGGCGCGAGGCGGCCTCGATCAGCACGGCGTCATTCCGCATGAGGCGCAGCCTCATGGTCACTGA
- a CDS encoding ferredoxin--NADP reductase — protein sequence MSAFYREKVLSVQHWTDTLFSFRATRDTGFRFQNGQFAMIGLEVDGRPLLRAYSMASANHEEELEFFSIKVQDGPLTSRLQKIKEGDTILVGRKATGTLITDNLIPGKRLMLLSTGTGLAPFASLIKDPEVYDQFDSIVLVHGCRQVSELAYGEKLVASLREDELFGELLADKLIYYPTVTREPFKNRGRITDLINSEQIFNDIGQGPLDIETDRIMMCGSPAMLEELKVMFEGRDFIEGSGNKPGHFVIEKAFVER from the coding sequence ATGAGCGCGTTTTACCGAGAGAAGGTTCTTTCCGTCCAGCACTGGACCGACACGCTGTTCAGCTTCCGCGCCACGCGCGACACCGGCTTCCGCTTCCAGAACGGCCAGTTCGCCATGATCGGCCTCGAGGTCGACGGCCGTCCGCTGCTGCGCGCCTACAGCATGGCAAGCGCCAACCACGAGGAAGAGCTCGAGTTCTTCTCGATCAAGGTTCAGGACGGCCCGCTGACCTCGCGCCTCCAGAAGATCAAGGAAGGCGACACCATCCTGGTCGGCCGCAAGGCGACCGGCACGCTGATCACCGACAACCTCATCCCCGGCAAGCGGCTGATGCTGCTCTCGACCGGCACCGGTCTCGCGCCCTTCGCCAGCCTGATCAAGGACCCCGAGGTCTACGACCAGTTCGACAGCATCGTGCTGGTGCATGGCTGCCGCCAGGTCTCCGAGCTTGCCTATGGCGAGAAGCTGGTTGCTTCCTTGCGCGAGGACGAGCTGTTCGGGGAGCTGCTTGCGGACAAGCTGATCTACTACCCGACCGTGACCCGCGAGCCGTTCAAGAACCGCGGCCGCATCACCGACCTCATCAACTCCGAGCAGATCTTCAACGATATCGGACAGGGCCCGCTCGACATCGAAACCGACCGCATCATGATGTGCGGCAGCCCGGCGATGCTGGAAGAGCTGAAGGTGATGTTCGAAGGCCGCGATTTCATCGAGGGCTCCGGCAACAAGCCCGGCCATTTCGTGATCGAGAAGGCATTCGTCGAGCGGTAA
- a CDS encoding ATP-grasp domain-containing protein — MASGERIFVQAIRRYCATHGIALDVRAGGWLLAMRSRAKRHFAFGYDIGLNSAIAHRLANDKSATAEVLALEGVPCVPHCLFLNPKLGKNVVGPNWRDAMLELLHDHPQGVVVKPNEGTSGRSVFKVTTAAELDHAAAEVFSMSAGLVISPYVAIEQEVRVILLDDVPLVVYSKQRGSDWRHNLDAGAKPVLLEDDKVRTACVKLATDAASAIGIAFASIDVVRVDRDWRVLEINSGVMMEALAKLHPELVQATYDAALDRVFGDKG, encoded by the coding sequence ATGGCAAGCGGCGAGCGGATCTTCGTCCAGGCGATCAGGCGCTATTGCGCGACCCATGGCATCGCGCTCGACGTCCGCGCCGGCGGCTGGCTGCTCGCGATGCGCAGCCGCGCGAAGCGTCACTTCGCTTTCGGCTACGACATCGGCCTCAACAGCGCGATCGCGCACCGCCTCGCCAACGACAAATCGGCCACTGCCGAGGTGCTGGCGCTTGAGGGGGTGCCGTGCGTTCCCCATTGCCTCTTCCTCAACCCAAAGCTGGGCAAGAACGTTGTCGGCCCCAATTGGCGAGACGCAATGCTCGAGCTGCTTCACGACCATCCGCAAGGCGTGGTGGTGAAGCCGAACGAGGGGACATCGGGGCGCTCGGTGTTCAAGGTGACGACAGCGGCTGAACTCGACCACGCGGCCGCCGAGGTGTTTTCGATGAGCGCCGGACTCGTGATCTCGCCCTATGTCGCGATCGAGCAAGAGGTGCGTGTGATCCTGCTCGATGATGTGCCACTCGTCGTCTACAGCAAGCAGCGTGGGTCGGATTGGCGACACAATCTTGATGCCGGCGCCAAGCCGGTGCTGCTGGAGGACGACAAGGTTCGAACGGCCTGCGTGAAGCTCGCGACCGATGCCGCGAGCGCCATCGGCATCGCCTTTGCGTCAATTGACGTGGTGCGTGTCGACCGTGATTGGCGCGTGCTCGAGATCAATTCCGGCGTGATGATGGAAGCACTGGCGAAGCTGCATCCGGAGTTGGTGCAGGCGACGTACGACGCGGCGCTGGATCGGGTGTTTGGGGATAAAGGCTGA
- a CDS encoding amino acid ABC transporter substrate-binding protein, translating to MRLSTAISGGLLLAACLLATGASAQTGGSEGLSPTLSAIKNRHTVRLGYRESSPPFSFLDQSGRPIGYSLELCEAIVEEIGVEVDDPDLKIDYVKVTSDDRIDAVLQNKIDLECGSTTANAERGKRVAFSPLMFVAGTKLMVPKASKVQSLADLKGKTVVVTKGTTNEQAIHAADKKSSLGLNIVTSPDHEQSYQMLVDGKADAFATDDILLSGLIARHKAQDKFRVTGDYLSYDPYGIMFRKGEPQLTAVVDRTFRKLGSNQDLIPLYNKWFIARLPTGERLNVPISLQLEEAFKSMDDSASANN from the coding sequence ATGCGCCTTTCAACGGCGATATCGGGCGGCCTGTTGCTGGCAGCATGCCTGCTGGCAACCGGCGCCTCCGCCCAGACCGGCGGCAGCGAAGGGCTTAGCCCGACGCTGTCGGCCATCAAGAACAGGCATACCGTGCGGCTCGGCTATCGCGAGAGCTCGCCGCCGTTCTCCTTCCTCGACCAGTCGGGCCGTCCGATCGGCTACAGCCTCGAGCTCTGCGAGGCCATCGTCGAGGAGATCGGCGTCGAGGTCGACGATCCCGATCTGAAGATCGACTACGTCAAGGTCACGTCGGACGACCGCATCGACGCCGTGCTCCAGAACAAGATCGACCTGGAATGCGGCTCGACCACCGCCAATGCCGAGCGCGGCAAGCGCGTCGCGTTCTCGCCTTTGATGTTCGTCGCCGGCACCAAGCTGATGGTGCCGAAGGCGTCAAAGGTCCAGTCGTTGGCCGATCTGAAGGGCAAGACCGTGGTGGTGACGAAAGGCACCACCAACGAGCAGGCGATCCACGCGGCCGACAAGAAGTCCTCGCTCGGGCTGAACATCGTCACCTCGCCGGATCACGAGCAGTCCTACCAGATGCTCGTCGACGGCAAGGCCGACGCGTTCGCAACCGACGACATCCTGCTCTCCGGCCTGATCGCGCGTCACAAGGCGCAGGACAAGTTCCGCGTCACCGGCGATTACCTGTCCTATGACCCCTACGGCATCATGTTCAGGAAGGGTGAGCCTCAGCTGACGGCGGTGGTCGACCGCACCTTCCGCAAGCTCGGCTCCAATCAGGACCTCATCCCACTCTACAACAAATGGTTCATCGCACGGCTTCCGACCGGTGAACGTCTGAACGTGCCGATCTCCCTGCAGCTGGAGGAAGCGTTCAAGTCGATGGACGATTCCGCCAGCGCGAATAATTGA